From the Endozoicomonas sp. Mp262 genome, the window ATGGTCAGTGGTACTCGACTTTAGAGTTACCAAAGAACAATAGTACGATTTTCATCTGAAATCGGTTAATAGCAACCATCTCCAAACAAAATACAAAGATGGTTGCTATGCTCACTTCAGATCATAAAGAGATCCTCCGGGAGCTTGCCTTATATACAACGTTTCTTGCTTCAGCGCTATCCCCAACAGCAGTACCTACGTTCTGCGAACTTCTTTTTGGCTGCATGCTATCCGGGCAAGGCTTTGTCACTCAGGCGCTGTTATCTATTAATAACTTTCAATGCGTATGGAGCAGTTACCACCATTGGCTCTCTCAAGGCAAGTGGCGGTGGAGGAGCCTCGCATGCCGGCTCATTCAGCTGGTATGCTCAAAAGTACCACGGGGTGAACTTATCAACATTGGTCTTGATGATTGGGTGGTGGAGCGTTTTTCTGACAAGGCTCCCGCTTGCCGAACCCATCACCAGCACAGTAAAAAAAGGAACCGGCCAACGTATATCTGGGGACAATGCTGGGTATCCCTGGCTGTTGTATTTGAGCGGGCTAAAGATGAAGTATTTACTGCCATCCCTGTGCTTTCCTTTCCATCTCCTGCTTCAGGCAATGCCAGTAAGCTAAAAATCGCTGTTGCCATGCTAAAAGTGGTGAGACAAGAGGTGAAGGTGCAAGGACTGCGCTTGCTGACAGACTGTTGGTATATGAACTGGACGCTAATGCAACCCGTTCTGGAAATGGGCTATGAAGTAGTAGGGCAAATCCCGTTAAACCGGGCATTGTATGCCTTACCGTTGGAGTCCACTGCAAAAAAACGTGGGCGACCCAAAAAGTATGGCATCAAAATGACGCCCCCGGAAGTGGAGAAGCTACCGGAATATCAAACAACCGTAAGAATATACGGCAGATTTCGAAAGATACGTTATCGCACCCGGGTATGTCGGGCTCGCTTCCTGAAAGGCCGCAAGGTTCGGGTTGTCTGGGGTCGGTTTGAAAATGATAAAGGACTGACAGAAAGCCGTATATTCATTGCAACCAATACTGGACTTGAAGGTATAGACATCCTTCGTATTTATGCGAAAAGATGGCCGGTTGAACCCATGTTTCAGCAAATTAAACATTCATTTGGTTGCCGCCAGTTATGGCAGCAAAAGCTGAGAACTCTGTTGCGGTGGATGCATCTGAAGATGGCTGGATACGCATTATTGCAACTGTTGACCGTCTGTAAAAATCAAGCAAGCGTGGGCATTTCAAGGATTCCTTGGCGGGATCAGGACACAACCACCGCTGGCATGCTAAGATTTGCACTCGCAGGAATTATCCCCAGATTACCTATTCGTGAGGGCTGGAACCGATATAGCCAAAAATATGAGTTCAATTTTAATAGTTTGACTGACGGAATAGTCAAAGAAAAGAAAAAAGCGGCATAAATAGCGGCGACAACGCAATAATCAAGAATAATACCGAATCTGAAAAAACGTTTGGATGTATTTTTGCACACAATTTTTAAAATATAACCAGACGTTCATGTCATACTAACTCTAAAGTTAAGGTCAGTGGTATATTCAAGAGATATATACCCATTACTTACTTGGCAGAGAGGCCGGAGGCGAAAAAGGGACATCTATTAATTGAGTTCTGATTTTTAACGAAATTATTATGGGTGTCCTTCAAATTCTCGAATACTATCGTCCGCTACCTGAACTGGATCAGTGGATACGTCGGCGAATCCGCTGCTGTTTTATGAAACAATGGTGTCGTCCGAAAACCCGTATCCGCAACCTGATCCGGCTGGGTGTAGACCGGCGCAGAGCTATCAGTATAGGTTTAAGCAGTAAAGGCCCTTACCGGCTTGCGAAAACCTATGCGGTACAACTGGGTCTGAACGACAGGTTTCTGGCAACAGCAGGGCTTGTTTCCCTGAAAGACTTATGGGTCAGGTTTCACTACCTTCAGTGAACCGCCCGGTGCGGACCCGCATGCCGGGTGGTGTGGGGAGAGCTGGAGAGAAGCCAGCTCTTACCCGATTATGCATACTCTGAAGCTTTTGACAGAAGTAGGCAAAAGGTGAAAGTTTTATTAATTGGAGCTGTTCTATCCGCACAGATTTTTCCGGCAATGGCAAATGAGAACTGTGCAATTTGTTTGGCAGCTATGCATAACTCAAAGACTTTGGAATGTGGGCACAAATTTCATCCCTCTTGCATTGGCGATTGGCTTGCAAGAAATGTGAATTGCCCAATATGTAGAGATACGGATATAACTGCAATGATGGAGGAAATAGGAAAGTTAGTGCATGAATCACAAAATCCAAATCTTACACCAGAGCAAGCGCAAGAAATATTGGATCGACTGAAGCTTTTACAGGAACAGTTACAAATAAACATGCAGTAGATTAAGGGCATAACGCCGCCTTCAGCGGTGCAGGCGCGTTAGCGACTGCGTCCGCTGAAAGGCTTTGTTATGTGGCTGGACGAGGCTCAAAGCTGATTTTGACTTTATAGCCAATAGCTTTGGCATAGTCTTCTATTGTGGAAAGTTTAGGAGACATTTTAGAATTGACGTTCTCAAGCCTTGAGATATTGCTTTTCTGAGTGTTAAGAATGTCTGCCAGCTCTTCCTGTGTCAGACCTGCCTCTTTCCGAAGAGATATGAGCTTTTTCCTCAGCTCGTAAGCAAGCTCTTGCTGCTCGTACTCTTCGCGAACTTTAGGGTCAGCAAGCGCTTTTTTCTTAAAGTTTGAAAATGATGGCCTACTCATCTTTTGACCTCCTTCATTCGTTTTTTTGCAAGGTCTAGCTCTTTCTTGGGTGTTTTCTGAGACTTTTTAATGAACGAGTTAAGAATGATAATTTCTTTCCCCTTCACCATACAGTACAGAGAACGACCAATACCCTCCTGACCTTTAGCTCGAATTTCAAAGAGACCGTCGCCCATAGGGGCTGTATAAGGTTTACCAAGGCCTGGGCCAAATTCTTCAATCATTTCAGCTATATGGATGAAGTTAGCCAAAATACCTTTGGGAAATCTTAAGGTCTCCTCCTCTACCTTCTCGTTATAAAACGTAATTTTCCACTTCATACTCTCAGGTTATCATATATGATAACTTTAACAAGAAAAAGTTCCCTAGAATTTGTTGAATTCTGAAAGAAGCCACATAACGCCTTGCAGCAGCGGCGTGCCGATAGGCACGTCCAGCCCCGAAGGGGCGATGCTGGCTGCGATTGTTAGGTTTCGTTGTATTGATCCACTTTTTTCAGCATATCAACCATAAAATCATCTATCTCTGTTGGCATTGGTGCTCTTATCTTAAATTTGTAATCACCTACATTCTCTGCCGTCGTAACCTCTGTTGTTCCTTCCTCATGCTTACCGATTACTTTGAAGCCATTTCTTTTATACCAAGATAAAGATTTCGGGGTTGCAAACGCATGAAATTCTTTATTACCTTTTGCAGCCTGCAAAAGTTTTCTTCCAATGCCTTTTGCTCTAAAAGCTTCAGCAACGATTATTGCCTCTATGCGCTGAATTTCAGTACTATCAGTATTAGTGCAAACGATCATTCCCAAAGGCATGCCCTGTGGGTTTTCAGCCAAGATCATTCGAGACAATCCTTCATCAATCATCATTTGAGTTTTGGTTAGCTCTCTATATCTTCTCTCAACTGACCAACCAAGGGCTGATTGCATTTCCACTCCGTAAAATGTAGCAAGCATCAATGATGCAGCCATATCTCCAAAAAGATTTCCTTTTTTTACTTCTCTAAGATACATACTGTTGCCATGCATGCCACACCATCCGCTGCTTTGCTAAATATAAATGACACTCATAATATCACTACGACACTGAGTAGAGAAACCTAACGCCTTGCAGCAGCGGCGCGAGCCGCAGGCGAGCGTCCAGCCCCACAGGGGCGATGCTGCCTGCGATTGTTAGGTGTTAATCCCCAGACTCACGGGTATCATAGCATTTTTCTTTTATGTACAGAAAATTACCACTTTCCGGCATAAGTAGGAATTGACGTTTATTTTTACACTCAGCACAAACTTGAATAAACTCTCCTTGTTCTGTTTTATTTTTATTATATGAGAAATGGGTTAAGAGAGTAGACTGAAAATATTTACTTCTAGGATATGATACAATTAAATTCCACATGTAATCAGAAAGTGGATAAACAGTCCAAGTAACGAATTCATGGTTGCTAGAATTCAGATAACCTAATTCAAAAAATTTTGGATCAGCTCTAATAAAAGACCCATATAAACATAAAACCATAAGGTAAAATTTTGAATATTTTGAAAACATAAAGCCAATATTCTTTCTGTAGAGAATCATGGTTATATGGTAGTTCACTATTTCTTATACACCTAACAGCTATTATCTCTCAACCGAGCGATATTGGATAATAGCCGCACTACCCAGATATCCCCCGATCACGCTTCATATACCCGCAACCTGCGGGGTATTATTTCACAAACACCGCAGCAGTAACCAACTGATAATAAAGATAAAAAACCTGATATTCATATTTCTCTCCAATATTTTTCGTTTGAGTTATTTGCAAAATGGGGAAATGCGCCAATAATACTGTATAAAAAAACAGTTGTTAAGGTATTCACATGTCAGTTCGCTTTATGGACAGTGTGCGAAACACACTGCGAGTTAAACGCTACAGTTATCAAACCGAAAAATCCTATTGCTATTGGATCAAATACTATATTCGCTATCACAATATGAGACACCCTAATGAGATGGGACCTGATCATGTTATGCAATTTTTAACGTACCTTGCAGTTCAGAGGCATGTTTCAGCATCTACCCAAAATCAGGCGCTGAATGCCCTTAATTTTCTCTACGTTCAGATAGTTGGCAGACCTTTAGGCGATGTTCGAAAAGCAGCACGCGCCAAAAAGCCTCCCAGAATACCCGTTGTTTTCGAGCGCCATGAGATAAAGGCGCTATTTGATGTTGTCCACCCTGATCACAAGCTGCCTTTTCAGCTGATGTATGGCTCTGGACTGCGCTTGATGGAATGTCTTCGACTTCGGATTAAAGATATCGACTTTTATCGAAAAACGATTATTGTTCGCAGTGGTAAAGGCGGCAAAGACCGTATCACATTGTTGCCTGAGCCATTAATTCCCACTATTGAGCTAAAAATAAATCAAGTCAGTCATTACCACCGGGCAGATTTAGACGCTGGCTTTGGTGAAGTCTGGATGCCTGATGCACTGGCGAGAAAGTATCCCTCTGAAGCAGTCAGCTTGCACTGGCAATACCTGTTTGCTTCACATAAGCGTTCAATAGAACCCCGGTCAGGTAAAGAAATGCGCCATCATATTGATGACAGCACGCTGCAACGTGCGATAAAAAAAGCTATTCAAAAAGCATGCATTTATAAAAAGGGAAGCTGTCACACTCTACGCCACTCGTTTGCTACGCATCTTTTAGACGATGGCTATGATATCCGCACGGTGCAAGAGCTGTTGGGACATAAGGATTTAAAGACGACCCAGATTTATACCCATGTACTAAATCGGGGTGGCCATTCAGTGCATAGCCCGCTCAATAAACTTTAAATCCAGACACGCTACCGCTCTACCGAAAAGTTATTATTGCCCGCAGTGGAAAGGTGAAAAAGACCGTGTCACACTGTTGCCAGAGCCACTGATCCCCGCTATCCAGTTAAAGATTAACCAGGCAGGTCACTATCACAGGGCTGATCTGGATGCCTGATGCATTGACAAGAAAGCCCCCATCAGCAACATTTAGTCCGCACTGGCAGTATTTGTTTACTTCCCACCAAACCAGCTATAAATATCTCCAGATACGCTACCGCCCGGAGGCAAAGCCAACACCTTTAATGGGCTTGGCAGAGCAATAGGCCTCGGTAGCTCGGTTATTACAATTTTATCGTCGTATAGCTTACAAAATCCCTGATCTCATGTCCCTAACAGGTTCGGTAGAGGTATCCTTTGAGAAAACCTGATCCTGTGAGAGAACGTCATGAACCAGTTACTACCAGACGCTTTATACACCGCTGAACAAGTCCGGGAACTTGACCGGATCACTATTGAGGAGTTCGGAACAGAGGGCTTTGAGCTAATGACCCGGGCCGGTACTGAAGCGTTCCATAAAATGTGTCAAACCTGGCCTGCCCTCAAGGAGGGTAGCCTGAAGGTACAGGTATTTTGTGGTGCCGGTAATAATGGAGGCGATGGTTATATTATTGCGGGGCTTGCCAAGCAAAAAGGCATTCCGGTAACGGTCACTGCCCTTAAAGCACCGGAATTATTAAAAGGCGATGCCCACAAAGCCTGGGCTTTTTGTTATAGCCAGAAGGTAGACATCCAGCCTTTCTCAGAAACCACAACAATAACCGGTGACATTGTTGTAGATGCCCTGCTAGGCACTGGTCTTAGTGGCGATGTTAGTGGTGAATACCGGATCGCTATTGAAACAATAAACGCGGCTGGCAAACCGGTTATTGCGGTGGATATTCCCTCGGGTCTCTGTGCTGATACGGGCGCTATTCTCGGATCTGCCGTCTCTGCCACACAGACTGTGACGTTTATCGGCTTAAAACAGGGACTGATGACAGCAATGGGGCCAGAGCTGTGTGGTGAGCTCACCTATGCCTCCCTGGACGTTCCAATCGGGGTATTTACTAAACAACCTGCATCGTGTCAGAGAATTTCCCGAAAAAAATTGGCAGACTTGATACCACAGAGACCGAAACATGCCCACAAAGGGTTATACGGCCACATCCTTCTGGTTGGTGGAAATCAGGGTATGCCGGGAGCCATTATTATGGCTTCAGAATCAGCCCTGGCCTGTGGTGCTGGCAGGGTGACGGTTGCCACCCGCAAGGAACACCTGATGGCTTTAGCCATCCGCCGACCTGAACTTATGGCTCAGGGTGTTGACAATAGCCATGATTTAAACGCTATGATTCCTGGCAAAAGTGTCATGGTTATTGGACCCGGTCTGGGACAGGATCATTGGGCAAGAAGCTTGCTGAAAACCGCACTGGCTAGCCCTTTACCCCTGATTCTGGATGCTGATGCCCTCAATTTGATTGCGGATGATTCCCAATTGCTTTGTGATCGAAAGTCTCCGATGATTCTGACTCCACACCCCGGTGAAGCCGCCAGACTTTTAGGCACAACAGCCGATAAAATTCAGAAAGACCGCTTTAATGCAGCAATAGAAATAAGTCAGCGGTTTGGGTGTACAGTGGTATTAAAAGGGGCAGGGTCGTTGATAGCCTGTGGCCAGAACCTTCAGCTTTGTTCTGCGGGAAACCCCGGAAT encodes:
- a CDS encoding type II toxin-antitoxin system RelE/ParE family toxin, which codes for MKWKITFYNEKVEEETLRFPKGILANFIHIAEMIEEFGPGLGKPYTAPMGDGLFEIRAKGQEGIGRSLYCMVKGKEIIILNSFIKKSQKTPKKELDLAKKRMKEVKR
- a CDS encoding transposase, with the protein product MVAMLTSDHKEILRELALYTTFLASALSPTAVPTFCELLFGCMLSGQGFVTQALLSINNFQCVWSSYHHWLSQGKWRWRSLACRLIQLVCSKVPRGELINIGLDDWVVERFSDKAPACRTHHQHSKKRNRPTYIWGQCWVSLAVVFERAKDEVFTAIPVLSFPSPASGNASKLKIAVAMLKVVRQEVKVQGLRLLTDCWYMNWTLMQPVLEMGYEVVGQIPLNRALYALPLESTAKKRGRPKKYGIKMTPPEVEKLPEYQTTVRIYGRFRKIRYRTRVCRARFLKGRKVRVVWGRFENDKGLTESRIFIATNTGLEGIDILRIYAKRWPVEPMFQQIKHSFGCRQLWQQKLRTLLRWMHLKMAGYALLQLLTVCKNQASVGISRIPWRDQDTTTAGMLRFALAGIIPRLPIREGWNRYSQKYEFNFNSLTDGIVKEKKKAA
- a CDS encoding integron integrase, whose amino-acid sequence is MDSVRNTLRVKRYSYQTEKSYCYWIKYYIRYHNMRHPNEMGPDHVMQFLTYLAVQRHVSASTQNQALNALNFLYVQIVGRPLGDVRKAARAKKPPRIPVVFERHEIKALFDVVHPDHKLPFQLMYGSGLRLMECLRLRIKDIDFYRKTIIVRSGKGGKDRITLLPEPLIPTIELKINQVSHYHRADLDAGFGEVWMPDALARKYPSEAVSLHWQYLFASHKRSIEPRSGKEMRHHIDDSTLQRAIKKAIQKACIYKKGSCHTLRHSFATHLLDDGYDIRTVQELLGHKDLKTTQIYTHVLNRGGHSVHSPLNKL
- a CDS encoding GNAT family N-acetyltransferase: MYLREVKKGNLFGDMAASLMLATFYGVEMQSALGWSVERRYRELTKTQMMIDEGLSRMILAENPQGMPLGMIVCTNTDSTEIQRIEAIIVAEAFRAKGIGRKLLQAAKGNKEFHAFATPKSLSWYKRNGFKVIGKHEEGTTEVTTAENVGDYKFKIRAPMPTEIDDFMVDMLKKVDQYNET
- a CDS encoding helix-turn-helix domain-containing protein; amino-acid sequence: MSRPSFSNFKKKALADPKVREEYEQQELAYELRKKLISLRKEAGLTQEELADILNTQKSNISRLENVNSKMSPKLSTIEDYAKAIGYKVKISFEPRPAT
- a CDS encoding NAD(P)H-hydrate dehydratase — protein: MNQLLPDALYTAEQVRELDRITIEEFGTEGFELMTRAGTEAFHKMCQTWPALKEGSLKVQVFCGAGNNGGDGYIIAGLAKQKGIPVTVTALKAPELLKGDAHKAWAFCYSQKVDIQPFSETTTITGDIVVDALLGTGLSGDVSGEYRIAIETINAAGKPVIAVDIPSGLCADTGAILGSAVSATQTVTFIGLKQGLMTAMGPELCGELTYASLDVPIGVFTKQPASCQRISRKKLADLIPQRPKHAHKGLYGHILLVGGNQGMPGAIIMASESALACGAGRVTVATRKEHLMALAIRRPELMAQGVDNSHDLNAMIPGKSVMVIGPGLGQDHWARSLLKTALASPLPLILDADALNLIADDSQLLCDRKSPMILTPHPGEAARLLGTTADKIQKDRFNAAIEISQRFGCTVVLKGAGSLIACGQNLQLCSAGNPGMAVAGMGDILSGVLGALLAQDLEPEQAAALGVWLHSTAADDLAAEQGEIGMLATALIPGIRSRLNRLVNRE